From one Lolium rigidum isolate FL_2022 chromosome 4, APGP_CSIRO_Lrig_0.1, whole genome shotgun sequence genomic stretch:
- the LOC124706434 gene encoding uncharacterized protein LOC124706434, whose protein sequence is MNYFIFLLGDWSAAAVDVFTRTIEIGQGVEPASTVPGGYYGQCLGGISILLSGLAASALVRAGHASGVQREGPMMIAFCLIDYGKHKGQNKHLEDSDNHKFEGDIVCMKRLSKNQLLQKLDASTSKQINLGLWNEKKGGITTNGDP, encoded by the exons atgaattattttatttttctgctaGGAGATTGGTCGGCGGCAGCTGTAGATGTCTTCACGCGCACCATC GAGATTGGTCAGGGGGTGGAACCAGCGAGCACCGTGCCGGGTGGTTACTATGGGCAGTGCTTGGGTGGCATCAGCATCTTGCTGAGTGGCTTGGCGGCCTCGGCACTGGTGCGGGCGGGGCATGCCAGTGGGGTTCAACGTGAAGGTCCAATGATG ATTGCTTTTTGTTTGATAGACTATGGAAAACACAAGGGTCAAAACAAACATCTTGAGGATAGCGATAACCACAAGTTTGAGGGTGACATAGTTTGCATGAAAAGATTGAGCAAGAATCAACTGTTACAGAAGTTGGATGCTAGCACAAGCAAACAGATCAACCTAGGCCTCTGGAATGAGAAGAAAGGAGGAATTACCACTAATGGTGATCCATAA
- the LOC124707091 gene encoding probable methyltransferase At1g29790 → MRKTVVGSASTAGGWPCGLNLNVVFLLSMVATNLLSLYHLSIRASSNTPPLQSGPDFDQQQVFQQLNAIRATVSHLRSATPPPPPELVLYARLAPVGSACSAHPDLLHRFMSYVPFAACPDDVHTLAEPLILRGCHPLPRRRCFSPTPSAAAGSVQLPTDPFAPLPDSAVRWPPATDAKKCRSFSCLPPSLGFDVARTEASKFLRARGPLDLTVPQLLRLASMSRAGPIRLGLDVGGGTGTLAARLKRAANATVLTTTMDLGAPYSEAAAARGVVPLHAPLQQRFPVGDGTMDVVRTGHAVNRWIPEAALEFLWYDSDRVLRPGGLLWVDHLWCRKGDLEGVYAAMLRRLGYKTIKWAVADKTGSGAKDELVYLTALLQKPF, encoded by the coding sequence atgaggaagaCGGTGGTGGGATCAGCCTCCACGGCGGGAGGCTGGCCGTGCGGTCTGAATCTCAACGTGGTGTTCCTGCTCTCCATGGTGGCCACCAACCTGCTCTCCCTCTACCACCTCTCCATCCGTGCCTCCTCCAACACTCCGCCGCTCCAATCCGGCCCCGACTTCGACCAGCAGCAGGTCTTCCAGCAGCTCAACGCCATCCGCGCCACCGTCTCCCACCTCCGGTCCGCCACCCCTCCGCCTCCCCCCGAGCTCGTCCTCTACGCCCGCCTTGCCCCCGTCGGCTCCGCCTGCTCCGCTCACCCCGACCTCCTCCACCGGTTCATGTCCTACGTCCCCTTCGCCGCCTGCCCCGACGACGTGCACACCCTCGCCGAGCCCCTCATCCTCCGCGGCTGCCACCCGCTCCCCAGGCGCCGGTGCTTCTCCCccacgccctccgccgccgccggatccGTCCAGCTCCCCACCGACCCCTTCGCGCCGCTCCCCGACTCCGCCGtccgctggccgcccgcgacggaCGCGAAGAAATGCAGGTCCTTCTCCTGCCTGCCGCCGTCGTTGGGGTTCGACGTGGCGCGGACGGAGGCCAGCAAGTTCCTCCGGGCGCGGGGTCCCCTGGACTTGACTGTGCCGCAGCTGCTGCGCCTGGCGTCGATGAGCCGCGCGGGGCCCATCCGGCTCGGCCTCGACGTGGGCGGCGGCACGGGGACGCTGGCGGCGCGGCTGAAGCGGGCGGCGAACGCGACGGTGCTGACGACGACCATGGACCTGGGCGCGCCCTactcggaggcggcggcggcgcgcggggtggtGCCGCTGCACGCGCCGCTGCAGCAGCGCTTCCCGGTCGGGGACGGGACGATGGACGTGGTGCGGACGGGGCACGCCGTGAACCGGTGGATCCCCGAGGCGGCGCTGGAGTTCCTGTGGTACGACTCCGACCGGGTGCTGCGGCCCGGCGGGCTGCTGTGGGTGGACCACCTGTGGTGCCGGAAGGGCGACCTGGAGGGCGTGTACGCCGCCATGCTGCGGAGGCTGGGATACAAGACCATCAAGTGGGCCGTCGCCGACAAGACCGGCAGCGGCGCCAAGGACGAGCTCGTCTACCTCACCGCGCTGCTGCAGAAACCATTCTAG